A portion of the Bacteroides faecium genome contains these proteins:
- a CDS encoding heparinase II/III domain-containing protein translates to MRKLIICIFMVLGGCLFSFAQHPSLLFTQEEVNEMRAGKGTVPAFDKSLSEVLAAADAAVNSPVSVPVPVDGGGGVVHEQHKSNYYAMFHCGVAYQLTGDKKYAAYVGDMLEAYAKLYPTLGFHPLLLSPVPGRLFWQTLNESVWLVHTAVAYDCIYNTLSPKQRATIEKNLFVPMADFIMDGMGDNHANNKTFNKMHNHATWATAAVGMIGFAMNREDYVKKALYGSDGTGKRGGFIRQMDYLFSPDGYFTEGAYYQRYAIWPFVIFAQCIENKLPDLKIFNYRDSILSKALSTLIQLSYEGEFFHINDALLKGLSAQELVYAVDILYNVNPSDKSLLSVANKYQHTYLPTIGGFKVARDIARGEAAPIIYRSSVFRDGRKGDEGGIAVIRSTDSNLNSALTLKATSHGLSHGHFDKLTMAYYDNGNEILPDYGASRFLNIEAKYKGHYTRENQSFAKQTIAHNTLVVDETSNFAGDMKISSHYHSDIIYHDFNGGHFQVMVAKDTNAYPGIEMKRTLAYVATPFLQFPLILDVLQANADKEHQYDYPIWYNGHFVSLNFPYAKATNELKTLGTKDGYQHLWLEAWGQNKNRNTSSFTFVNKNRFYTVSTATTPQTEMKMLRLGANDPDFNLRNETAFLIREKARKNHTFATSIETHGEYDVVMETSSNLTSSCEEVKVVMDTASYTVVKATYKGGHSVMLCLSNTDTDREKGHRLTVEGTMYAWNGRCGVFMK, encoded by the coding sequence ATGAGAAAACTTATTATTTGCATATTCATGGTTTTAGGTGGATGCCTCTTTTCATTTGCCCAACATCCGTCCCTTCTTTTCACACAGGAAGAAGTGAACGAGATGAGGGCAGGAAAGGGGACAGTACCCGCATTCGACAAATCTCTTTCGGAAGTGTTGGCCGCAGCCGATGCAGCAGTAAACTCTCCTGTCTCCGTTCCGGTTCCCGTAGATGGCGGTGGCGGTGTGGTACACGAACAGCATAAATCCAATTACTATGCCATGTTCCATTGTGGAGTTGCCTATCAGTTGACAGGGGATAAGAAATATGCCGCCTACGTGGGCGATATGTTGGAAGCCTATGCTAAACTATACCCTACTTTAGGGTTCCACCCCCTGCTACTTTCCCCCGTTCCGGGACGTCTGTTTTGGCAGACACTGAATGAAAGTGTATGGCTGGTGCATACAGCGGTTGCTTATGACTGTATCTATAACACACTCTCACCCAAACAGCGTGCCACTATCGAGAAGAATCTCTTCGTTCCGATGGCGGACTTCATCATGGACGGTATGGGAGACAACCATGCAAATAACAAGACATTCAATAAAATGCACAACCATGCTACATGGGCTACGGCCGCCGTCGGTATGATTGGCTTTGCGATGAATCGTGAAGATTACGTAAAGAAGGCACTTTACGGTTCTGACGGAACAGGCAAACGGGGCGGCTTTATCCGCCAGATGGATTACCTGTTCTCTCCCGACGGTTACTTCACGGAAGGAGCCTACTATCAACGTTATGCCATCTGGCCTTTCGTCATCTTCGCCCAGTGCATCGAGAACAAACTGCCGGACTTGAAAATCTTCAACTACCGGGATAGCATTCTTTCAAAAGCCCTCTCCACATTGATACAACTTTCTTATGAAGGCGAATTCTTCCATATTAATGATGCCTTGCTGAAAGGGCTTTCCGCACAGGAACTGGTATATGCGGTAGACATATTATATAATGTTAATCCTTCGGACAAATCACTGCTGTCCGTTGCAAATAAGTACCAGCATACTTATCTCCCTACTATCGGCGGTTTTAAAGTAGCCCGTGATATTGCCCGCGGAGAAGCTGCCCCGATTATCTATCGCAGTAGTGTATTCCGTGACGGACGCAAGGGGGATGAAGGCGGCATAGCCGTAATCCGCTCTACAGACTCTAATCTGAATAGCGCATTGACACTGAAAGCTACCTCACACGGCTTGAGCCACGGACATTTTGATAAACTGACAATGGCGTATTACGACAATGGAAACGAGATTCTGCCCGACTACGGCGCTTCCCGCTTCCTGAATATCGAAGCCAAGTACAAAGGTCATTATACCCGTGAAAACCAATCGTTTGCCAAACAGACAATTGCGCATAACACATTGGTAGTAGACGAAACATCCAACTTTGCCGGAGACATGAAAATCTCTTCGCACTATCATTCGGACATCATCTACCATGATTTCAACGGCGGACATTTTCAGGTAATGGTGGCGAAGGACACCAATGCCTATCCCGGAATAGAGATGAAACGTACACTGGCTTACGTGGCTACCCCTTTCCTGCAATTTCCGCTAATCCTGGATGTGCTGCAAGCAAATGCGGACAAAGAGCACCAATACGATTACCCTATCTGGTATAACGGACACTTCGTTTCCTTGAACTTCCCTTACGCCAAAGCAACTAACGAACTGAAAACTCTTGGCACAAAGGACGGCTATCAGCATCTCTGGCTGGAAGCCTGGGGACAGAACAAGAACCGGAATACATCGAGCTTCACCTTCGTTAATAAGAACCGTTTCTATACTGTCAGTACAGCCACTACTCCGCAGACAGAGATGAAGATGCTTCGTCTGGGAGCCAATGACCCTGATTTCAACTTGAGAAACGAAACCGCTTTCCTGATAAGGGAAAAAGCACGGAAGAACCATACATTCGCCACTTCCATCGAAACGCATGGAGAATATGATGTGGTAATGGAAACTTCCAGTAACCTGACCTCATCTTGCGAAGAGGTGAAAGTCGTGATGGATACGGCTTCCTATACAGTGGTGAAA
- a CDS encoding chondroitinase-B domain-containing protein — protein MMTRNIHKAIIALLLIGLPSVSFAKRYDVALPEVASCLKTAQPGDRIYIKDGLYKDMQLKWIGKGTEKSPITIEALNPGKVKVEGGSTLRIAGEWLSVSGLHFTDGYAPKGSVIEFRNGQELANHCRLTNCVIDKFNPSRRDQAYSYILLYGRHNRVDHCSLTGKLNLGVTLIVILNDERCLENHHRIDHNYFGERPVYGSNGAETMRVGTSQQAYSSSNTVIENNLFERCSGEVEVISIKSSDNIIRNNTLLECEGVVALRHGDRNTVNDNLFIGNGRRNTGGIRVVNAGHQIYDNVLVSLAGTRFFSALGVMDAVPNSLPNRYCQVVDVKMYRNTFVDCTNIEFGTGKDMERTLAPEKVSFTDNIIINKELDQPYIAVDDVAGIQFKDNKVQLAKNYSAPGFTTEKVKAPQLPDDTTIRKDKGASWFKNQVAHPVANVHKEYNVSPGTNLSEVIHSAEPGGVIILAKGTYPIQRAIFIDKPLTIRAADAANKPLVRFNGDKPDNMVTIADGGKLVIVNITFDGVLEPGKALAKAGISTALDMIQPYTLTVDGCEFQNFGEGGFFAIKGTKATFAESVTIRNCLFRDLSGDAINYAAEKDDIGRYNADDMLIENCSFYRLLGLPINIYRGGSDESTAGPYITVRHCTFVDCCNKERGSVMRLIGPQVLTVENCNFDNSGRGGATIRLDEATWEKVHIANCNLWNSGRMMTTTSQAIQGKMYNFRPAYINAEAYDYTPVKGSELEKLSIGLN, from the coding sequence ATGATGACACGAAATATACATAAGGCAATTATAGCGCTTCTGCTTATCGGGCTACCGTCAGTCTCTTTTGCAAAAAGATACGATGTAGCGCTTCCCGAAGTAGCTTCCTGCTTAAAAACTGCCCAACCGGGCGACCGGATTTACATCAAGGACGGCCTATACAAAGATATGCAGTTGAAATGGATAGGCAAAGGAACGGAGAAATCTCCTATTACGATAGAAGCCCTGAACCCCGGAAAAGTAAAGGTAGAAGGTGGCTCCACCTTGCGGATAGCGGGCGAGTGGCTATCTGTCAGCGGATTGCATTTCACTGACGGATATGCTCCCAAAGGTTCCGTGATAGAATTCCGTAACGGACAAGAACTGGCTAATCACTGTCGTCTGACGAATTGTGTGATAGACAAATTCAATCCGTCCCGCCGGGACCAGGCTTACAGCTATATATTGCTTTATGGTCGTCACAACAGAGTAGACCATTGTTCGTTGACAGGAAAACTTAACTTGGGGGTGACACTGATTGTCATCCTCAACGACGAACGTTGTCTGGAAAATCATCACCGGATTGACCATAACTACTTTGGAGAAAGACCCGTGTATGGCTCGAACGGTGCCGAAACAATGCGTGTAGGAACTTCCCAGCAAGCTTACAGTTCTTCAAATACGGTGATTGAGAATAACTTGTTCGAACGTTGCTCCGGTGAAGTGGAAGTAATTTCTATTAAATCCAGTGATAACATCATCCGCAACAATACGCTGTTGGAATGCGAAGGAGTGGTAGCACTGCGTCACGGTGACCGCAATACTGTGAATGATAACTTGTTTATCGGTAACGGACGTCGTAACACCGGCGGTATCCGTGTCGTCAATGCCGGACATCAGATTTACGATAATGTATTGGTCAGCTTGGCCGGAACCCGTTTCTTCTCAGCTTTGGGAGTTATGGATGCCGTACCCAATTCGTTACCTAATAGATATTGTCAAGTTGTTGATGTCAAGATGTACCGTAACACATTCGTAGATTGCACGAATATAGAATTTGGTACAGGCAAGGATATGGAACGTACTCTTGCACCGGAAAAAGTCTCATTCACGGATAATATCATCATTAATAAAGAACTCGACCAGCCTTATATAGCCGTTGATGACGTAGCGGGCATCCAGTTCAAAGATAACAAAGTGCAATTGGCAAAGAACTACTCGGCTCCGGGATTTACTACGGAAAAAGTAAAAGCTCCCCAGTTGCCCGACGATACTACGATACGTAAGGATAAAGGCGCTTCCTGGTTTAAAAACCAAGTGGCACACCCGGTAGCGAATGTTCATAAGGAATACAATGTGTCTCCGGGAACGAACTTGTCCGAAGTCATTCATTCGGCAGAACCGGGTGGCGTCATTATTTTGGCGAAAGGCACATATCCTATCCAACGTGCTATATTCATTGACAAACCGTTGACTATCCGTGCAGCCGACGCAGCCAACAAGCCGCTTGTCCGTTTCAACGGAGATAAGCCGGATAATATGGTAACTATTGCCGATGGCGGCAAACTGGTCATTGTGAATATAACATTCGATGGCGTATTAGAGCCCGGAAAGGCTTTGGCTAAAGCAGGAATCTCTACCGCTCTTGATATGATACAACCTTATACACTGACAGTAGACGGCTGCGAATTTCAGAACTTCGGAGAAGGCGGATTCTTTGCCATTAAAGGAACAAAAGCTACTTTTGCCGAAAGCGTTACCATCCGCAACTGTCTTTTCCGTGATTTGTCGGGAGATGCTATCAACTATGCAGCAGAGAAAGATGATATAGGCCGCTATAATGCCGACGACATGTTGATTGAAAACTGCTCCTTCTACCGTCTGTTGGGTTTACCTATTAATATTTATCGTGGCGGAAGCGATGAAAGTACGGCAGGCCCTTATATTACTGTCAGACATTGTACCTTTGTAGACTGTTGCAACAAAGAACGTGGAAGTGTCATGCGCCTGATTGGCCCGCAAGTACTGACAGTAGAGAACTGCAATTTTGATAATAGTGGACGCGGCGGGGCAACTATCCGCCTGGATGAGGCGACCTGGGAGAAAGTACACATTGCAAACTGTAATCTGTGGAATTCCGGTAGAATGATGACTACCACTTCCCAGGCAATACAGGGAAAGATGTACAATTTCCGTCCCGCATATATCAATGCCGAAGCATACGATTATACTCCGGTGAAGGGTAGCGAACTGGAAAAACTTTCTATCGGCTTGAACTAG